The Sabethes cyaneus chromosome 3, idSabCyanKW18_F2, whole genome shotgun sequence DNA window GTATACAACGCTTCATTACGTTACGAATTGGTGGAACGACTACCTTCTACGTTGAAGCTGGACTGGGCTAAACATTCTAGAGACAAACCCAATCCAAATTTAGTCGATTTCAGTTCGTGGCTTTATTCTACGGCAGAGGATGCTAGTGCGGTGATGCCATCGGTAAGCGGTGAATCAAGGTACCGTCCCAGTAGAAAGGATGGATGTCTGAATGTGCATTCTGAAAGCGAGTCGAGTAATAACGCACTTTACATGACGCCATCGCAAGCGAAATCAACCGTTTCCAGTGAATCGAACATGCGCTGCCCCATATGTATGGAAGGTTGCACAAGCGTTACAAAATGCCAGCGTTTCGCAGAACTTAGCAATGACTCAAGGTGGGCGGCAGTGCGAGAATGTAAACTGTGCCGTAAGTGTCTACGGAAACACAACGGATCGTGCAGACAACAGAAGGCATGTGGCACGAATGGTTGTACTTACTTACACCATCCTCTTCTCCATTCCGATAAGCAACAATTAAACAGTTTTTCTTCACCGGTACCAACCGCACCTACATCAGCGGGAACATCGCAACAGAGTTGTAATATACATCAGGGTCAATCGCAACTCTTATTCCGAATACTTCCGGTTATTCTCTACGGGCCGGAAAAAGCTGTAAAAGTCTACGCGTTTATAGACGACGGCTCTGACATCTCGTTAATGGAAGAGCAATTGGCGGAAGAGCTGGGAGTCATTGGGCCAATGAAATCCTTATGTCTTGGGTGGACAGGAGGTGCACACCGAACGGAGGCCTCCTCAGAGTGCGTGAATTTGCGAATCTCGAGCTGCAGTAAGCAACCGAAGCAGTATGAATTGTCCTCCATACACACAGTGAAAAGCCTCAGAATACGGCCGCAAACACTTCAGTACTCCGAACTTCAAACAAAATATCCTTACCTCTCGGGTCTGCCGATCGAGTCGTATGAGAATGCCTACCCCCGCATTTTAATAGGAGTAGACAACCTTGGCATCGGAAAtatccagaaatgtcgggaaggACGAAATCACGAGCCAGTTGCTGTTAAAATGCGTATCGGATGGACACTATTTGGCAGATGCGCACCTGAAGGCAATGTCAAACATTCTATCAACTACCATTCAGTCAGTGTTTGTAGATGCAACAAGGACCTGGATGAAGACCTTCATCAAATCGTTAAAAACTTCTTCTCCCTAGACAGTCTCGGCATCAGCAAGCCCGAGAAACTCCTACAGTCGCCAGAAAACCAACGTGCACACATACTGCTCGAAACGCTAACGATACCTAGAAATAAATGCTACGAGACTGGACTTCTCTGGAAGTACGACGAAATCCGTCTTCCAGACAGCAAAGCTATGGCCCTGAAGCGGTGGCAGTGTCTAGATCGTCGTATGAAGCAGGACCCAGTGTTGGCGAAAGCAGTAAAAGATAAAATCGAAGATCATATTCGGAAAGGATATGTGCGAAAGCTGTCGGAGGAAGAAATACAGGCGAAGCATTCTCGTGTCTGGTACTTACCCATGTTCCCGGTAGTAAACCAGAATAAACCAGGGAAGACAAGGCTCGTTTGGGACGCAGCGGCAGCCGTCCATGGTGTATCGCTAAACTCCGTGCTATTAAAGGGTCCAGATCTACTCACTTCTTTGTTGTCGATTCTGATTCAGTTTCGCGAATATCGGACTGCCGTGTGTGGTGACATTCGCGAGATGTATCACCAAGTTCGTATACGGGAGGAAGACCAACACAGTCAGCGATTTTTCTGGAAAGACGATGAGACCGACTCCGGTCCGAGTACTTACGTCGTACAGGTTATGACATTTGGAGCCTGCTGCTCACCGAGTACCGCACAGTACGTAAAAAATACTCACGCACGAAAATTCGAGCAGGAATACCCTGCAGCCGTTGAAGCGATCGTAAAACATCACTACGTCGACGATATGCTGCTGAGTGTTGAATCGGAGTCACAAGCAGCTCAGTTATCTGCAGAAGTCAAAAGAATACATGCGTTGGCGGGATTCGAAATCCGTAACTGGGCGTCAAATTCACCGGCGGTATTACAAGCGATGCATGAACCGACGATAGGAGAGAAAAACCTAAGCGGTGAGAATACGGTCGAGAAGATTCTCGGTATGTGGTGGAACACTTCAACGGATAACTTCACATTCAAGATCTCCACCCGTATTGACAAGCTCTTGTTGTCTGGATGCCGTCGACCAACTAAAAGGGAAGTTCTTCGGACGCTTATGATGATATTTGATCCATTAGGACTCATTGGACACTTCTTGATGATCCTGAAAACACTTCTCCAGGAAATCTGGCGTACTTCCATAGGTTGGGATGATATGATTGACAACACACATTTCGAGAAGTGGACAACTTGGTGTGCAGCGCTTCCAAGGATAACGACTATTAAAATCCCGCGATGTTACCGAATAGTGACGTCTACTGCAAACGAAACTGTAGTTCAGCTTCATACGTTCGTTGATGCGAGCGAAACGGGCTACGCCTCTGTGGCTTATCTAAGATATCAAGAAGGGAGCGCCATCGAGTGCGCCCTTGTGGGTTCTAAAACAAAGGTTTCACCCCTGAAATTCTTATCTATTCCCCGTTCCGAACTTCAAGCTGCGGTTATTGGCGTCCGACTGGCCGAAACCATATGTCAATCACTATCAGTCCATGTGCATCGACGCTTCTTTTGGACGGATTCCAAGGACGTACTCTGCTGGTTGAATTCTGATCACCGGCGTTTTAACCAGTATGTCGCGTTCAGGGTCAGCGAGATACTTGAGGCTACCGAAGTACGAGAATGGAACTGGATTCCAAGCAAGCAGAACGTTGCCGATGAGGGCACTAAGTGGAAAGGCAACCCGGACTTATCCGCCACTAGTCGCTGGTTTCGAGGACCACAGTTTCTGTGGAAGCCATCCGAGCACTGGCCAGTTTCGAATAAACCTGTTGGAAAAACTACCGAAGAACTGCGTCCTCATCTACTGTACCACACCAAGACCGAAGCTCCGTTAATAGACGTTAGCCGTTTTTCCGATTGGCAGAAGATACTCCGATGTACTGCACGTATTTTTCGATTCGTGCACAATGTTAAATCTTACAAACAGAAGAAAGAGCGTAAATATGGACCACTAGAAAGAGAGGAGTTCGTGAATGCCGAGTGCTACTTGTTTCGCATCGCACAGACGGCAGCTTACACAGATGAAATCGCTATTCTCTCCAAAAACTTAAACACGGAAAATCCAGATAAATGCTTTCCAAAAAACAGTCCTCTTTATCACCAGTGCGCCTTTCTCGATCATTATAACGTACTCAGAGCTCAAGGTCGAACACGTGCCTGTTCGTTTATTACTAAAGACGCTGCTCAACCAGTTATTCTCCCCCGCGAGCACCCAATTACCTGGCTTATCCTGCACGATTTCCACAAACGGTTCAACCACCAGAACCACGAAGCAACGATGAACGAAATCCGGCAACGGTTTCGTATCTCCAAGCTAAAAGCGACATACAAAAGAGTCCGCCAGGACTGCCAAAAGTGTAAAAATAGTCACGCGTCACCTCAGCCTCCTTTAATGGCTGACCTGCCGCCACAACGGCTTGCTGCATTTGCCCAACCCTTTACACACATGGGGGTGGACTATTTCGGTCCTATGTTGGTAAGCGTAGGAAGACGCTCCGAAAAACGGTGGGGAGTCCTCGCAACATGCCTTACTATTCGCGCTATCCACATTGAACTAGCTCATTCACTGACGACCGACTCTTGCATTCTGGCAATACGTAACATTATGGCTAGGAGAGGCGTACCGGCGACTATCATCAGCGACCATGGAACTAACTTTCAGGGAGGCAGTAAAGAACTGCGAGAAGCCCTACAGAATGTTAATCAAGAGCAACTGATAAAAGAGTTCACAACTTCCGACACGGAATGGACTTTCATCCCAACGGCGTCACCGCATATGGGCGGCGCTTGGGAACGCCTCATCCGGTGCGTGAAGTCCAACCTCTACAAACTGCAATGGAGAAGGCTTCCGACCGATGAGATCCTTCATAGCACGCTTCTGGAGATCGAAAACATGATTAACTCACGGCCATTGACAGATATCCCTATGGACGAAGACGACGACTCACCGGTACTCACACCAAATCATTTCTTGCTGGGATCGTCGAATGGGCTCAAACCATGGGTACCGTGCAACGTAGATCCCACGATGCTGCGAAATAACTGGAAACAGTCACAGCGTATGACCAACGAGTTCTGGCGTTGGTGGCTAAGGGATTATCTTCCCGTCATTACCCGGCGTACCAAGTGGTTTACTAAAGTGAAACCACTCGAAACAGGAGACGTGGTGATCATCGTAGACCCAAATGGTCCTCGCAATAGCTGGCCATTGGGACGCATCATCGCCACCAAATCAGGAACGGATGGACAAGTGAGAAGCGCTACCGTGCAAACCAACAAAGGCATCTACGAACGACCTGCGGTGAAACTCGCGGTGCTCGACGTAGGCGTTAGGGATCAACACGCCTTCGGAAGACCTCCTGCGCATTCGGGGGGGAGTGTAAGCTCACCCGTCGATCAGTCAACCCCTCGTTTCACCGCTACGACGTAGCAAGTGAACAACGCCCACTGTCATCGCTGATTTAGATCGCATCATTATTGTCATCTGGAGCAAGTCTTAAACTGTCATCGTGAATGATAAGCGAAACCACGTTACGTGCAGCTAAAAATTATTCGTTGAGCTTATTTCCTAAAATTTAATATTACCCACAGCTaaaagtgcttaaaattatcgCTTAAAACCTTTACTTAATCTAGTGCTATAGTGTATGTAAGTTTAATGACACAAATTGATGATTTCAAGTGAATTTCATAGTTTATTCTTACCAGCTCTATAAGTCACATGCTCTCTCGAAAAATTACATGCAAGGAATTACGAAGCAACACAATTAAtctaattaattaaaattatctATCAAAACGGTGAAAAACTAAATGCAAATCAATTACTATTAGTATATTTAATTTTGCTCGTTCTGTGCAGGTACGCGAGAACGTAAAGTGTACGGAACGTGTCATCAAAAGTAGGGTTAGAAGAGAAGTGAATTGCTAAAAGTATGGTTACAATTATATTGTTATATTCGCAAACTAATTTCACTATTCCCAACAGGAATTTGTAACTCATATTGATGAAATATAGTTCATAGATTCGTAAATTCTGGCGAACTTCGCAGCTTCTCTCCCAAcaacaggagtgataggaaataccaaatcactgtaaagtagaaatggattagttttatcaaaatactgaccgtccgtcagtgcgatcgtgcggtaaatgagcagacggcgaacctagtgtgcgattttatagccactggcactgccgttgctacttgtaagctagtgtaggtatggaagaaaccagatcggctgctgctgctgctcaaataattatccgaatggaacgttaatcatttagaaagtgtagaaaaatctttccattcttcaattactatagttcttataagaactgtttaagaccacaacggcctactgctgaatttgctgcccgtcagtcgatccgtttccatttgccttcagtgttggtttgcgaaaatcaccgccaaaatgccattgggtttgcctcgaattgtcatcgaagatgacattaattgccccaaaagtccttggatttgcctccaattgccgccaaaatgctatcgtttttacctcccaattgctatcggtgttgcctccgattgctggtgttgccgccaaatgccgttgctttcgccaccaatagccgtcgatggtaaattctgaccgtccgtcagtgcgattgtgcgatgaatgagcagacggcgaaccaagagtaccattttattataatcactggcactgccgctgctgcttgtaagctagtgtaggtggtgggggaaaccagatcaactgctgctgctgctcgaatgattatccgattATCCTGCGATGGggatgcaaaatgtaacgtaaagtgcatcgtgtgggattcacgttggccattgcccgctgattccgcttgtcttcggggtcggtgttgccgtcaatagccatcgatgttgccaattggattggaaaaggggtgtggcttacaaagtggtctcaaaggttatcatttggatccaaatcctttggtgtatctaattgtcgtccgtgcctgtgaagctaggcgatcacaagggaaatgtatgggaaaattcgaccttaaaactttacacacattttcactatttagcgtataaaaaattattattaatatgttactataaaattgctggacattttatctatccaacgacatattaactgttatgtttcgttcagtagtatagtagctattagcgtttgaaatatttcattcaaatgttacacttctatttttcgtttttacaaagtgctacccagtcccagtatagtaaacaaagacgtagtcctacgtcaaaaaaatttacatgaagaTGGGGTatcgcttgctttaaaacgctgtatctcggcaTTGGAAAAGAATACCTCAGggcgattcttatgtaaaaaaatttgcaaaatacgataaagttggaatttttgagatcaaattgtcttcattgcgagaaaaacgaaaatttagttttcaaattgagtttaaaaatatttggcagcactggtgcttaaaaatatttttttcgaattccttgcgtaatttccttaaaaaatgtgaaaatagtgtctttctaaacccaatacttccggagatataagcaaaataaaataagaggttttgacaaaaacgggtatttGGGTAGGGGTAAGGGTagggtgctcccattaatcgaaggaatgtccgatcggcaccaaattttcgatttttgctttctgaccgaagaggaacaaactggcgaaatttggttcaaattcgtgaaggtcgattacacggggctcggacacttcgcgtggaatgtaTGTATAATATTGTTCTTATAATTTTAATGTTTATAATATAGGGTggtttatatattttggacaggcgttacgcgtactctattttggacttttacggcaaaatcaaatgtaaTGTGTCCAAAATAGAGGAGGCGTAACGCTAGTCCAAAATACACAAATCACTCTAAGTTCTGCAAAATTGGTTCTGCTGTAAAACTTAGATCATTTAAAAATGGGGCACTAGATTTTGGCGTTAGCGACGCTCCCAGTGACCGGAAATGCAAACTTTTGGAAGCGTTGTGTTGTTTGTAAATAGCTTTGTATATTAAACAGCTGAACAGCTCggcatatttttaaagctttaaaGTTTAAAGCTAACGTGGTTTTGAGATATTTATCATGCAGGAGGATAAAAGAAAACTAATTGTCACCTGCAAAATTCATCAGCGTCAACTCGGGAGCTGGcaaaactgacagattatccCAAAAGATCTGTGGCACGAGTAAATAAAAAGTACAACGAAACTCTCATTGCTGCCCGAAAAGCGCCAACCAAGCGTTGGAATGGAgctcttgatcgtcaactgtgGCTGAAGGTCATTCGTAAAATTAAGGCTAGTCCCAAATTCATGGATTATGCTTTAGCggaaaaaaactgaatactgaccgctATAAGGCGAATCCATCTCGGAAAGGCTACAAGTATTACCGAGCAAGTAGAGAGTCCAACCGAAACCTCAAACATTTACAGGTTATGTTCTGTTTTGCTATGTACAGTACTACAAACGTCAAACTTGTTTACATTTAACTTGTGCAGATCACTAATAATCATACAACGTTGGTAGATAGAACACACTTGAGGATTCTTCTTGCAAAAATGGTACGGAAATATTACGTAGTCAGCTGCAGACGTAGCGGCTGATTATCTGAATGGTAATCGGGTCCGCCGGTGTCGTTTCAAGTCCGTTCGAAGCGGATTGAGTCCCGAATCGATGCGGACAAACTGCAAGGTTACGTGTGCTTTCAATTGTCTTGAGTCGATAACAACCTGCACGGCACCACCATTTGCAGCAGATTTTTTTCATCATAAGCAAATTGGTGAAATTTTCCACAAATGAGCGCTGGCTCGTACTTTCATTTAGCCGCAACGCGATACTGGGGCAGATA harbors:
- the LOC128739964 gene encoding uncharacterized protein LOC128739964, with product MSSSKHSKSGSDKVTDTRSGSSKLAAADTAKLIPSSHPNTNIGPSPNAEVNVDITDKLNRIDLEKVPNKQTTVLNKNSKASNVVTVVRRNPPRNGRAIRVSNCQLCDELDNDNMVQCDSCDLWYHFICVNVTSEIENMSWSCSRCWAAVSNKQVAPPVEKSIHPGPPPSRQSRNSVRSGKSETRRRLKLQLQKIEEEKKLEKQFLDKKYEALLEYGSEASTVLSDTESFVDQASKVEQWVADTEHCGGGTDSGLAADELERHVAKNSMWPTEHHAQNLRQSGQQSTFPPGGQAPQEDYSIRFTVPPNATSLPMRRSQNQYPHAAALMGTSQFNPRQRSTPTGQGRAMASMGDETVCILNRTQLAARQAVSKDLPEFNGNPEDWPLFFSAFTNSTQMCGFSNEENMLRLRKCLRGRALEAVKCRLLHPSNVGGVLSTLKMLYGRPEAIVQAIVKKVRTLPSPNIDRLETVVNFALTVENLVATIQACEVHDFVYNASLRYELVERLPSTLKLDWAKHSRDKPNPNLVDFSSWLYSTAEDASAVMPSVSGESRYRPSRKDGCLNVHSESESSNNALYMTPSQAKSTVSSESNMRCPICMEGCTSVTKCQRFAELSNDSRWAAVRECKLCRKCLRKHNGSCRQQKACGTNGCTYLHHPLLHSDKQQLNSFSSPVPTAPTSAGTSQQSCNIHQGQSQLLFRILPVILYGPEKAVKVYAFIDDGSDISLMEEQLAEELGVIGPMKSLCLGWTGGAHRTEASSECVNLRISSCSKQPKQYELSSIHTVKSLRIRPQTLQYSELQTKYPYLSGLPIESYENAYPRILIGVDNLGIGNIQKCREGRNHEPVAVKMRIGWTLFGRCAPEGNVKHSINYHSVSVCRCNKDLDEDLHQIVKNFFSLDSLGISKPEKLLQSPENQRAHILLETLTIPRNKCYETGLLWKYDEIRLPDSKAMALKRWQCLDRRMKQDPVLAKAVKDKIEDHIRKGYVRKLSEEEIQAKHSRVWYLPMFPVVNQNKPGKTRLVWDAAAAVHGVSLNSVLLKGPDLLTSLLSILIQFREYRTAVCGDIREMYHQVRIREEDQHSQRFFWKDDETDSGPSTYVVQVMTFGACCSPSTAQYVKNTHARKFEQEYPAAVEAIVKHHYVDDMLLSVESESQAAQLSAEVKRIHALAGFEIRNWASNSPAVLQAMHEPTIGEKNLSGENTVEKILGMWWNTSTDNFTFKISTRIDKLLLSGCRRPTKREVLRTLMMIFDPLGLIGHFLMILKTLLQEIWRTSIGWDDMIDNTHFEKWTTWCAALPRITTIKIPRCYRIVTSTANETVVQLHTFVDASETGYASVAYLRYQEGSAIECALVGSKTKVSPLKFLSIPRSELQAAVIGVRLAETICQSLSVHVHRRFFWTDSKDVLCWLNSDHRRFNQYVAFRVSEILEATEVREWNWIPSKQNVADEGTKWKGNPDLSATSRWFRGPQFLWKPSEHWPVSNKPVGKTTEELRPHLLYHTKTEAPLIDVSRFSDWQKILRCTARIFRFVHNVKSYKQKKERKYGPLEREEFVNAECYLFRIAQTAAYTDEIAILSKNLNTENPDKCFPKNSPLYHQCAFLDHYNVLRAQGRTRACSFITKDAAQPVILPREHPITWLILHDFHKRFNHQNHEATMNEIRQRFRISKLKATYKRVRQDCQKCKNSHASPQPPLMADLPPQRLAAFAQPFTHMGVDYFGPMLVSVGRRSEKRWGVLATCLTIRAIHIELAHSLTTDSCILAIRNIMARRGVPATIISDHGTNFQGGSKELREALQNVNQEQLIKEFTTSDTEWTFIPTASPHMGGAWERLIRCVKSNLYKLQWRRLPTDEILHSTLLEIENMINSRPLTDIPMDEDDDSPVLTPNHFLLGSSNGLKPWVPCNVDPTMLRNNWKQSQRMTNEFWRWWLRDYLPVITRRTKWFTKVKPLETGDVVIIVDPNGPRNSWPLGRIIATKSGTDGQVRSATVQTNKGIYERPAVKLAVLDVGVRDQHAFGRPPAHSGGSVSSPVDQSTPRFTATT